The following nucleotide sequence is from Anaerococcus sp. Marseille-Q7828.
AATATAGGACCTCATTTCATATCTTATATCTATGATATGAATTTTGATATATTCACCAAGGACCCAGCTGATGAGCTAATCAACACCAATGGAGAAGACTTTGAGGAAAATAGGCAACCAGAAATAGCCAAATTCCTTGCCCCAAGCCAGGATAATAAGAACTTTAGCCAGCTAATTACAAGTCCTGACGGCAATATAAGCCCAATTATTAGTGATGAATACGAAATAATAGAAGGCAAATGGCCAGAAAAAGCTGATGAACTAGTCCTATTTACTGATTATAATAATGAAATCCTAACTTCTGCTATCTATGAACTAGGATTTTTGCCAGGTAAAGACTACAAGGAAATTCTAGCAAAACTTGATAATAACGAAAAAGTTGACCTTGATCAAGTAGGGATAGATCCATCTAGTATTATTGGTCACGAGTATAAAATAGTTTCCCCAGCTGATTATTACGAAAAATCAGGCGATTCTTTTATAAATGTAAAAGATGACCAAGTCAAAGTTGATGAAATAGTAAAAAATGCTTTCACAGCCAAAATCGTAGGTATAGCAAAGAGAAAAACCAATGACGATAATCAAGTAGTAAGTGCACCTATAGGATTTACCGACGGACTTACAGATGAGATGATTGGACATGCAAATGACACAGAAATTGTCAAAGCCCAACTTGAAAACAAGGATAAAAACGTCCTAAATAACCTGCCATTTAGGGCAAAAAATGACAAAGAAAAAGAAGATGCTGCAAGGTATTTCTTGGAGAATCTAAACGAAAAAGATAGTCTATCCTTCTCTACTTGGATAGTAAGAAAGAAACCTCAAATAGCCGAAGAAGCTCAAAAGAAAGCTGAGCAAATGCAAGGTGCTCAAATGCCTCCTATGGCCAATGGCCAAATGAAAGATAATGATTTGACCAAAGAAGATTTGCCAAAACAAAATCAACTTGCTCAATATGTTCTTGATGAAAATAAGCCAGAAACCTTAAAAGATATCTATGAAGAATTCTTATCTGGAAATTCTTATAGGAAAAATTTAGAAGCTCTTGGAGTGGTAAGTAAGGATGCCCCAAGTGAAATTGACATCTATGTAGAAAACTTTGAAAATAGGGAAAATATCAAAAATATAATTGATGGCTACAACATGGATAAAGATTCCAAGGAAGAGATCACCTATACAGACTTTATAGGCCTCATAACAAAATCTGTCACAGATATCATAAACGCCATATCCTATATACTGATTGCCTTTGTAGGAGTTAGCTTGATAGTTTCTTCAATAATGATAGGAATCATAACCTATATCTCAGTGCTTGAAAGAACCAAGGAAATAGGAATCCTAAGGTCCATCGGTGCAAGCAAGTCTGATATTAGAAAAGTATTTATGTCTGAAACTTTCATTATCGGTCTCTTGTCAGGAATCATAGGTGTTGGAGTAACTATGCTAGTAAATATTCCAATTACAAATCTGATTAGAAATCTAACTGGTGTAAGTGATATAGCATCTAAATTGCCCTACGGTGCCGCAGGAATCTTGCTATTAATTTCTGTCGTACTTACCTTGATTGCAGGCATAATTCCATCATCAATGGCAGCCAAAAAAGACCCAGTTGAGGCCTTAAGAGAAGAATAAATTTACAGACGAAAAAGACGAGGATTTTTAAAATCTCGTCTTTCTCTAATGGAAGGCTTATGCATAAAGATCTATTTAATTAGTTTTCTCACCCATTTTCATTTCTACAAAACTTCTAAACATGCTGTGAGCTGCTGTTGCGAAGTCTTGGCTAGCTTGATCAAATGGTATGTCTGTATGGTATACTAGGTCGTTTTCTATATAGAATAGATAGTTTGCCTTTACATTGCCATCTTTATCTTGGCTAGGAATCATAATTTCAATCCCTGCCTTATCATCAATAGGCATGTATGCAAGTGACAATGGTTTTGCTGGTGACCTATCTACATCTGTAATAGTTTTTAGCGTTTCGACATCTTCATCATTTATTACTTCATTTGGCATAACATTATAAAATGCAGCAGACAAACTTGCAAGGCTTAGCTTTTCTTCAAAGAAATTTAATGTAATATCGAGGTCGTAAGTTTGACCAACATCTGCATCTTCGAATTTGTCGTATCTATGAACAGCTATTACATCATCTTCTTTAACATTTATAATTTCTTTCTCATAATATCCCTTTAGATATTTATCTACATCTTCTAGGCTATCACCATTAGATTCTGCTAGGAAAATATTTTGGAACCTAGCTTTTTCTATTAAATTCAAGAAATTCTCTGGAGTTTTTTTATTCTCATTTTTTGATGAAATCTTAGAAGCTATGCTCTTTACAGCATCCTTATCCATAGGTCCATCAGAAACTGCTTCAGAAATCTCTGTTCTCTCTGAGTCATCAATTATAGAAACTGGCTCAAACATAGAATCATCAACTTCGTTATAGTCAGTAAATAAGGTATTTACTATCATCTTTAATTGTCCATTACCAATAGTCATCACCAATCTATCAGGAAGATTGTCATCATCTAAATATGATATGACAATTTTTTCCTCAAAGTTACCTTGGCCAGATTCATCAGCTTTTATATTATAATCATCTCTAAATAGTTCTAAAAGCTCACCAAGTTCATCCGTTTTGTAGTATAGGTGAGTATGACCATTACTATCTTCATAGGCTTCTAGCTTGTCAGAAATCGCATTAATATGGCTCATCAGACTATATATTTCTGGATTTAGACTTATCTCTGCATAATCTTGATCAGTATCACTACCTTTTGGACTACCATCTTGGTCAAAGTTATAAAATTGATATTCAGAATCCGGATTATTTGTAATCAGCAATTCATCAATGCTCTTTAGACCATTGTTGTCGTATTCTAAACTTGCAAAGTGACCAGAAAATAATTCCTCGTCCTCATACTCTACACCACCATAAAACTTCTGGGCAGACTGTTCACTATCATTTCCTACAACAAGGTAGTTAGTAAATAAGAGATTTTCTAGCTTTTCATCAAAGAATTCATCAACTAGTTCTTTTGGATCCTTGTCACTTTTTTCAAGTCCAAGGCTAGAAGGATCCTCATCTGAAATATCCATAAGATCTCCTTTGAGCACGTCAAAGTCACTTGCAGTGATTAAATCAGATTCTTCCTTATTTCCTTTATCGTCAGTCTCTTCTTTTTTATCTTCATCCTTCTCTTCAACAGAATTATCATCTTCTTGGTCTGTTTTTTCTTGGGATTCTCTTGTGTCTTCTATATCTTTGTATTCCTTAGTTTCTTCTTCACTAATACTTGCAACTTCTTCTATATTTTCAGTTTTTTTATTAACTTTTTCAGTATTTGTACAGGCCGTAAGTAAAGAAATACTTAGAGCCGCCAATAAAATCTTAGAATATTTCATTTTCCCTCCTTTAATTTTATCTTGATAATTCTATACCCGATTATTTATAATTATAACAATTAAATTTGTTATATAAAATTACTTAATTTCTTTTTATCAATAAACTATCTATAGCTGATATAGTTTCATCAAAAAACTAATATCTAAGATTACTATTAGAAATTTTAATAAGCTCCACTGAATATCATTTTACTAAAAATTAGATTAAATAAGACGAGGAAATGGACTAACTTATGTTAGCTTGTCCACATTTCCTCGTCTCTTTACCTAGTTTATTTTTCAATTTTTCTAACCTTTGCACATTTTTAATTCATCTATAGAAATTACTTCATCTGTTGCCTGCCATATGTCCTTACTATGAGTAGCAATTATTATAATCCTACCTTCACTTTTCATTGCTAATAAAATATTTAATATTTCCTCAGCATTCATTGGATCTACTGATGCAGTTGGTTCATCAGCCAAAATTATTGGAGGGTCTTTTAGGATAAGCTTAGATAGGGCCACTCTTTGGCTCTCACCTCCAGATAAGGTATAAACTTTTGTATTAAGATTTATATATGATAAGTTCACTTTATCTAAGGCTTCTTTCTTTAATCTAAGCTTTTCATTTTTACTAAGTTTCTTTCCTACAAAGGCAAGGTCTAAATTATAATCAACACTTTCACTTTCGATTAATCCTAAATTTTGAAACAAATATCCCAGATAATCTCTAAAAAATTTGTGTTCATCAATCTTATCTAAATCAGTTGAGTTGTATAATATGGTGCCCCTATCTTTTTCTTCAAGCTTAGCTATAATATTTAATAAAGTTGTCTTTCCCGACCCGCTTTCTCCAACTATGGCATAGGTCTTATTGTCATGAAAATTAATATTTATATTATCAAAAATATTTTTTTCTCCAAAGCTCTTAGATAAATTCCTAATCTCAATCATCCTATTCCCCCTTTAAAATTGTCATACTTTGCTTATTCTCTTTTTTATTTTGAACATATAAAATTATGAGTGAATTCATAACAAAGACTAAAAATGTTCCTAGGCTCGCTGCTAAGTCATTGGTTAGCTTAAAGGAAGCTATTAAACTAAGTAAGAATATTATAAACTGCATTATAATAAAGCGCTTATGGATACCAAAGAAACTCAATCCAGATATTCTCTTTATGAAATTTTCTCTTCTAAATTCTTTGAAGTAGGTTATAACAATACTATTAAACAAGAGTAAGGATGTAAGTATAGTAAAAATACTTCCAATAATATTAAACCTAATATCTCTTATTTCGTCTGACAATCTCTCATAATAATCACTTCTGCTATTTTTTATATAAGAAACCCACTTTATGAGATTGTGATCTTCAAGGGTTTTGTGGCAATATTCATAGTTATCAAAAAATATAAAATTAGCTATCATATTATTCCAAAACATCAAACTACGATCACTAGATCCTGTAGATTTTGGACTTATAACTATAATAGCAGGGTCAATTAAATACTGCTTGTCTGTAATAATTGTTGTATTGAAGATAAATCTTTTTTGATTATCACTAACATATTCGACCTTTGCCTTAAAATCACCCTCACCACCAAAAGTTTCATTAACATAATCCTCATATATTTTTACAAGTGATTCTTCATTAGCCTTTGTCTTCTCAGGCAATATTAGTCCAAACTCTCCATATTTCAAATCAGAAAAGTCAGTTTTATGATTTACTTGTTCTTTTTCTAGATAAGTATTGGAAACAATTATGGTATTTCCATCTGGATCATACTTATCTAGATTAGCCCTAGTAGTCTCTATATCAGATCCAAAATAATTAGCAATATTACTATAAGCTAGTATCCACTTATCATCTTCAAAAGTATCATCTAAGTATTCATACCATTGATTCCATCTCTTTAAATCCTCTTCAAGGGAATCTGCGTGAGAATTTAAATTAAAAGTAATATTTACTGAATCAGGATATTCATCCCACTTACTAGCTGAAGTCTCAAGAGTTTTAATCTGTGGATAGGAAAAACTTGCAACTCTAAACTGATATGCCACTATTATAAACGATAAGATTTGAGAAATAACCAACACAGCCATGATTGACTTTATTGGTAGCCTTCCCTTGATGATTTGCATAAGATTCTCATATTTAATTATAGCAAAAAATAAAAATGAAACTATTAATGATACTAGTACAATACCTAATAAGTAAATGATAAGAGCTGTCAAAAAATATCTCATTATAGGTTCAATAAAAATATTATGTACTTTAAATAAAATGCCAAAAATAATCACATTCATTAGAAAAGCCAAAATAACAGTAATTAAATCATCTATAAAATCTTTAAGTAGCAGCATTGACTTTCTCTCTCCAGATATTAGCTTGATGCCATATTTAGATGTTTCATTTAGTCTATTAATTATAGATATAGCTAAAATAACAAAGAAACTTACTACAAGTATAAACATCATAGCAGGATATCCAAATAGCTCAATTACATTATCTAGGGAAGATCCATCTCCAAACTTTCTAGTTTGGTTACCATCTGCTGATAAAAAATTATATAATTCGTCCTGGCTTAAAGCTTTGCCTATGATAATATAAGTTGCAGCTAAATCATCGTTAATCTTTAGCACCTCATCAGAAGCAATGTTTATATAAGAAGGAGCTTCCTTATCACCAAAGGTCTTATAATAAAACTTAACTTCTCCGCTTTTTTGAGGTATGACTATTCTTTTAGCAATAATAACATCATTTTGATTAGCCAAGGCTTCCAAATCTTCCTCAAAATCAGATTTATCTATCTTTGGATTTACATAGTATAAATCTACAGTTGGAAATGATGAAAATATTGTCTGACTTTGTGTACCACTTATAAAAAAGTACAAAAGAGTACTCATTAGTAGCGATGATATGAAAATCACGATTTTTTTCATAATATCTCCTTATAAAAACTAGGCAGTAAATGAACCGCCTAGTTATATTTTACTATAAATTAAAATCCATAATAGAAATATGCTTTTTCTCCAATCTTAGTGTGTATAAAAGCTTGTGATGTATTACCTGCACCTGCATATTTTGTATCGTCTTTGGAATCACGCCCTCTTACTACTCTTGAGTAATGATATCTACTAGGATGGTAGTAGTTAGAAAAAGCGCCCCAGTTACCTACTTCATGAACTCCACCATATGACCAAATTCCGCCGTCTACTTCTACTGACGCAAATGCTACTGATGTTAAAAGTGTTGATAGTGAAACAATTGATAATATCGTTTTAATTTTTTTCATGTAATTCTCCTTTTACTTTTAAATAAATTCACATAAAATACTTTGATCAAAATATGATGCTTGTAATTTTTTGTTATCTTTTTTACTAATTAGCGGTTGAATCAACAAGATTACAATTAATATTTTAGCTATTACTTTCACTTTACCTCCTTCTATATTCATAGTATCATTTATAGTAATAATAGAACATGAACTAAAGTTATTATTATTTACTTAGAATTGACTTTTAGTATTTTTTATATATTTATAAAGGTGTTTTGATAAGATAAAAAATGAGTGTAACATATAACCCAACTTATATTAAAATAGGAGACCTTATAGCTACCAACAGAAAACTTCAAGGATATACTCAAGAAGAATTTGCCCATATTATTGGAATATCTATTAGAGCATTATCTAAAATAGAAAATGGATATAATCTCCCTTCATTATCAACAGCTAGTCTGATAGATTCACTACTAAATATTTCCATTATGGATCTATTAAGAATATTTACCGATAATCCTGAACAAAAAATCAGTATTCTATATAACGAATATAATCTTGCTCTTAATAATCGAGATATGGAAAATCTCATTGATATTTATAAAGAAGTTGAAAAATTAAGTAGTCTTGTAAATAAAGATTCTATACAGTACAAAAAATATCTATTTATAAAATCTTGGCACTTAATTAATTCTGGTGATATTGTGAATGCTTATCAAACTCTTGAAGCTGCATATAAGATTCAAATTATCAAATCGGAAGAGAATAGAATTTTAAATTATAAAATATATCTGTTAAAAGAATCCATTGCACCGGATTTAGAGACAAGTATAGACGGAATTGAAAGAGTTGCTAAATTATCAATGGATAATTTGATTAGAAAATCAAGTGAATTACAAAATCATCCTGAATTGAGAATGAAATATTTATATAATTCTTTAATAATAAAAATGGAAAATTTAGAAGATTATTCTATGAATCCATATATTTTAATCCCACTATTACAGATTGCACTAAAGCTCAATAGTTATACTACTTACTTTCAAACTATATTTTATAGAGGAATTTTAAATTACTATAATGGTACCACTTATTTTTATTTAGATATTGATGAGGCTCTTGCATATTTTTATATTCAAAAGAACCAAGTTTTCTTTGATTCTAATGTTGATTTCCTAAGAAAGACTATTCTTAAAACATATTAATTACTATACTAAGGCTAAAAAATTTATTAATAGTCATTTCTTTGCTATAATAGATTTATGACAAAGCTATTTTTAATAAGCTCCACTGCTGGGGCTACTGAATATCATTTTACTAAAAAACAAATAGAAGATGTATACAAAAAGTATGGCAGAGAAGATGAGATAATTGTCAAGGAGACTAGGTACAGGGGGCATCTTGAAGAAATTGTAAGGGCATTTTTGGCTTCTTCCTACCAAGATAAGGTGATTATCACTTTGGGTGGAGATGGGACTATCAACGAAGTTGTCAATTTGTGCCTAGGTAATGATGTAGCTATTGGTCTTATACCAACTGGGACTGGTAATGATTTTGCCAAAAACTTTGATTACAAAAATTTTAAGATTGAGGATACTTTTGACATAAGCATTAGACCCATAGATCTTATAAGGGTCAATGGCAAATATTGTGTAAATGTGACAAGTCTTGGCTTTGATACTGAAGTTTTAAAGACAGCTTATGATTATCTTGATAAGGATAAGTCTTTGGGTAAACGTGCCTATATCAAAGCAGTTGCTGATAGGGTCAAAAACTTGACCTACCAAGATCTTTCGATTAAGCTAAGCTTAGCCGATTCTAAATATATATATCTAAAAGATGAGTTTCTTGTTTCTGCTATATGTAATGGTGGCTACTATGGGTCTGGCTTTAATCCAGCTCCAGATGCGAAAATTGACGATGGGATTATTAATTTTGTCACAGCCAGGAGGTTTCCAAAATGGCAATTACTTCCCCTAATCTTAAAATATAAGCAAGGCAAACACCAGTCTTCAAAATACTTAGATGAATACCTGGTTAAATCAGGTCAAATCAAATCAGATAAGGATTTCTTGGCAAATATTGACGGAGAAATATTTTCAACCAATAATCTAGATTTTGAAGTAGTATCCAAAGCTATAAATTGGGCATTTTTTGAAAAATAAAAGTCTCCCTAGTTAGGGAGGCTAATTTTATCTTTTTATGAGAGCTAGTGATTCATAAGGTCTTAGCTTTATTTTTTCTTCTACTTCTACTTCTCCATAATTTCCTAGTAGATATTCGTAGTCTTTTATATCTGTCAGAATTTCACTTAATGAAAGTTCTACTTCTTCTCCGTAGAAATTGTTGAAGTTGATTAATTTCTGATTTTCATATTCTCTCATATAGGCAAAAATACTTGGGTGGTCTTCAAGTATTGGTTTATATGAACCATCTGATATAAGTTCCTCGTTTTTTCTTAGGCTAATCAGTTTTTTGTAGTAATAGTATACTGAATTTTGGTCTTCTATTGCCTTTGCTACATTTACTTTTTTGTAGTTGTCATTAACAGCAATCCAAGGTGTCTCATTTGAAAATCCTGCATTGTCGCTATCATCCCATTGCATAGGAGTTCTGGAATTATCTCTTGATTTTTTTCCTATTATCTTAAAGGCATCTTCATCAGATAGGCCCTTTTCTTTTAGCATTTTATATGCATTTTTTGATTCTATATCTCTATAATCCTCTATTGACTCATATACAGGGTCTGTCATGCCAATTTCTTCACCCATGTAAATATAAGGTGTCCCACGCATCATATGAATGGACTGGCCTAGCATAGTTGCACTTTCGTATGGATAGTTTTTGACATCTCCAAAGCGGTTGTTGGCTCTTGGTTGGTCATGGTTATTCCAAAATAGGGCATTCCAGCCTCCACCTTCTTCCATGCCTACTTGCCAATCATTAAATATTTCTTTTAATTTCATAAAGTCAAAGCTAGCATCTGTCCACTTATCTCCATTTTCGTAGTCAACCTTTAAGTGGTGGAAGGAAAACACCATGGAAAGCTCTGTGTCATCGTTTGACGAATACATGATAGAGTTTCTGATATTTGTTGAGCTCATTTCCCCTACTGTGATTATATCACTATGTTTACCAAAAGTATTATTGTTTAGTTCTCTAATCCACTTGTGAACTCTTGGTGTGTCAGTGTATAGAGGCTTTTCTTCCACAATGTTTCCATTGGAATCTTTTAAGATTTGATCTTTTCCTATGACATTTAGTACGTCAAATCTAAATCCCTTTATCCCCCTATCAATCCAATAGTTTACGATCTTAAATAATTCTTCTCTCACATTTGGATTGTGCCAGTTTAGGTCAGCTTGGGTCTTATCATATAGGCAAAGATAATATTTGCCAGTATCTCCAAATGGCGCCCAGGCTTCCCCTCCAAATTTGGACTCCCAATTTGTTGGAAGTGAACCATCTTCTTTCAGATCTCTGATGTAGTAAAAATCTTGGTAATACTTATCTCCTGCAAGGGCCTTCTGGAACCATTCGTGGTCTGTTGATGTATGGTTAAAAACCATATCAAACATGAGGCCTAGTTCATTTATTAGATTCTCTTTTTAATATAAGTGTGACTTAACTATTAAGCCAAATATATT
It contains:
- a CDS encoding ABC transporter ATP-binding protein/permease, with the translated sequence MLELKNISKIYKTGDFEQVALDDVSIAFRENEFVSILGQSGGGKTTLLNIIGGLDHYTSGDLLIDGKSTKDFTDNDWDYYRNVSIGFVFQSYNLISHQSILSNVELALTLSGVSKDNRRKRAVEALEKVGLKDHIKKKPAELSGGQMQRVAIARALVNNPEIVLADEPTGALDSETSKQIMDLLKEIAKDRLVIMVTHNPDLAKSYSNRIINIKDGQIIGDSNPYKIEEKSNKFSPKRIKLALPTAISLSFNNLLTKKARTLLTAFAGSIGIIGIALILSISTGANDFIEDSQRKALKSYPIQIKKESINISEMITPPKTEEKNHKDDKIYTNNFVIDRRSDFASNVRENNLTPFKNFIEENKGELEENIGPHFISYIYDMNFDIFTKDPADELINTNGEDFEENRQPEIAKFLAPSQDNKNFSQLITSPDGNISPIISDEYEIIEGKWPEKADELVLFTDYNNEILTSAIYELGFLPGKDYKEILAKLDNNEKVDLDQVGIDPSSIIGHEYKIVSPADYYEKSGDSFINVKDDQVKVDEIVKNAFTAKIVGIAKRKTNDDNQVVSAPIGFTDGLTDEMIGHANDTEIVKAQLENKDKNVLNNLPFRAKNDKEKEDAARYFLENLNEKDSLSFSTWIVRKKPQIAEEAQKKAEQMQGAQMPPMANGQMKDNDLTKEDLPKQNQLAQYVLDENKPETLKDIYEEFLSGNSYRKNLEALGVVSKDAPSEIDIYVENFENRENIKNIIDGYNMDKDSKEEITYTDFIGLITKSVTDIINAISYILIAFVGVSLIVSSIMIGIITYISVLERTKEIGILRSIGASKSDIRKVFMSETFIIGLLSGIIGVGVTMLVNIPITNLIRNLTGVSDIASKLPYGAAGILLLISVVLTLIAGIIPSSMAAKKDPVEALREE
- a CDS encoding putative bacteriocin export ABC transporter, with product MIEIRNLSKSFGEKNIFDNININFHDNKTYAIVGESGSGKTTLLNIIAKLEEKDRGTILYNSTDLDKIDEHKFFRDYLGYLFQNLGLIESESVDYNLDLAFVGKKLSKNEKLRLKKEALDKVNLSYINLNTKVYTLSGGESQRVALSKLILKDPPIILADEPTASVDPMNAEEILNILLAMKSEGRIIIIATHSKDIWQATDEVISIDELKMCKG
- a CDS encoding DUF1430 domain-containing protein, coding for MKKIVIFISSLLMSTLLYFFISGTQSQTIFSSFPTVDLYYVNPKIDKSDFEEDLEALANQNDVIIAKRIVIPQKSGEVKFYYKTFGDKEAPSYINIASDEVLKINDDLAATYIIIGKALSQDELYNFLSADGNQTRKFGDGSSLDNVIELFGYPAMMFILVVSFFVILAISIINRLNETSKYGIKLISGERKSMLLLKDFIDDLITVILAFLMNVIIFGILFKVHNIFIEPIMRYFLTALIIYLLGIVLVSLIVSFLFFAIIKYENLMQIIKGRLPIKSIMAVLVISQILSFIIVAYQFRVASFSYPQIKTLETSASKWDEYPDSVNITFNLNSHADSLEEDLKRWNQWYEYLDDTFEDDKWILAYSNIANYFGSDIETTRANLDKYDPDGNTIIVSNTYLEKEQVNHKTDFSDLKYGEFGLILPEKTKANEESLVKIYEDYVNETFGGEGDFKAKVEYVSDNQKRFIFNTTIITDKQYLIDPAIIVISPKSTGSSDRSLMFWNNMIANFIFFDNYEYCHKTLEDHNLIKWVSYIKNSRSDYYERLSDEIRDIRFNIIGSIFTILTSLLLFNSIVITYFKEFRRENFIKRISGLSFFGIHKRFIIMQFIIFLLSLIASFKLTNDLAASLGTFLVFVMNSLIILYVQNKKENKQSMTILKGE
- a CDS encoding lactococcin 972 family bacteriocin: MKKIKTILSIVSLSTLLTSVAFASVEVDGGIWSYGGVHEVGNWGAFSNYYHPSRYHYSRVVRGRDSKDDTKYAGAGNTSQAFIHTKIGEKAYFYYGF
- a CDS encoding helix-turn-helix domain-containing protein, which produces MSVTYNPTYIKIGDLIATNRKLQGYTQEEFAHIIGISIRALSKIENGYNLPSLSTASLIDSLLNISIMDLLRIFTDNPEQKISILYNEYNLALNNRDMENLIDIYKEVEKLSSLVNKDSIQYKKYLFIKSWHLINSGDIVNAYQTLEAAYKIQIIKSEENRILNYKIYLLKESIAPDLETSIDGIERVAKLSMDNLIRKSSELQNHPELRMKYLYNSLIIKMENLEDYSMNPYILIPLLQIALKLNSYTTYFQTIFYRGILNYYNGTTYFYLDIDEALAYFYIQKNQVFFDSNVDFLRKTILKTY
- a CDS encoding YegS/Rv2252/BmrU family lipid kinase → MTKLFLISSTAGATEYHFTKKQIEDVYKKYGREDEIIVKETRYRGHLEEIVRAFLASSYQDKVIITLGGDGTINEVVNLCLGNDVAIGLIPTGTGNDFAKNFDYKNFKIEDTFDISIRPIDLIRVNGKYCVNVTSLGFDTEVLKTAYDYLDKDKSLGKRAYIKAVADRVKNLTYQDLSIKLSLADSKYIYLKDEFLVSAICNGGYYGSGFNPAPDAKIDDGIINFVTARRFPKWQLLPLILKYKQGKHQSSKYLDEYLVKSGQIKSDKDFLANIDGEIFSTNNLDFEVVSKAINWAFFEK
- a CDS encoding alpha,alpha-phosphotrehalase, translated to MFDMVFNHTSTDHEWFQKALAGDKYYQDFYYIRDLKEDGSLPTNWESKFGGEAWAPFGDTGKYYLCLYDKTQADLNWHNPNVREELFKIVNYWIDRGIKGFRFDVLNVIGKDQILKDSNGNIVEEKPLYTDTPRVHKWIRELNNNTFGKHSDIITVGEMSSTNIRNSIMYSSNDDTELSMVFSFHHLKVDYENGDKWTDASFDFMKLKEIFNDWQVGMEEGGGWNALFWNNHDQPRANNRFGDVKNYPYESATMLGQSIHMMRGTPYIYMGEEIGMTDPVYESIEDYRDIESKNAYKMLKEKGLSDEDAFKIIGKKSRDNSRTPMQWDDSDNAGFSNETPWIAVNDNYKKVNVAKAIEDQNSVYYYYKKLISLRKNEELISDGSYKPILEDHPSIFAYMREYENQKLINFNNFYGEEVELSLSEILTDIKDYEYLLGNYGEVEVEEKIKLRPYESLALIKR